A single Drosophila ananassae strain 14024-0371.13 chromosome 3L, ASM1763931v2, whole genome shotgun sequence DNA region contains:
- the LOC6494049 gene encoding centrosomin isoform X5, giving the protein MRRNRSSSSISQKRVTLNSPFDVQWNASFDPSRPPGGSHSPMAVQGRSVRELEEQMSTLRKENFNLKLRIYFMEEGQPGARSNHNGESASKQLIESKIEVEVLRKTVEEKTELLKDAARAISHHEEIQRKADMESQAMIDHLQEQIRGYQAASRAGNPSAVIDAEKLRRLEQEIQRLENELLEGDMRHTAAKSQLEFALAERLDSLMACEAKIEELAIKNAELVERLQKDTESSEAANAKRELNAQLADRMCELQDAQEKLKERERIHEQACRTIQKLMQKLSSQEKEIKRLNQQQKEQSVNKENDTAKSIASPSSTGRSLSDNEVCSPDISSSLKDRYELKISEQEELIKQLKAEVKKKTTNLQNLVNRELWEKNREVERLTKLLANQQKSLPQIGEESSGEAVADLQQSFSEADYLRAVERNKLLQRKVDVLFQRLTDDQQNSAVISQLRMELKKAHADVESADKWRLECADVCGVLTNRLEELAGFLNSLLKHKDVLGVLAADRRHAMRKAVDRSLDLSKSLNMTLNITGTSLADQSLAQLCNLSEILYTEGDLSQKTFNSHEEIHAASSMSPTMENLKAENKALKRELEKRRSTDGQQQLRKERRSLPLPSQQLDNHSESEAWSEPDRKVSLARIGLEENSNSLAAPEQPGSESESEGRACSTRQDRSRNSERIAQLEEQIAQKDERMLNVQCQLVDLDNRYKQEQLRCMELTQQLEQLRAINEALKADLQAIGTHEDQRMVELQKLLEVKSQQIDQLKLAQSTLTADAQITDMELQAAQQQIHEMEQQYSESVDQLQTQLEKHKVEAIEQLEEHERLHQEALERDWVALSTYQEQAQQLLELQRSLDYHQENEKELKQTLVENELATRALKKQLDESTLQASKAVMERTKAYNDKLQLEKRSEELKQQLEALKEEQRNLQQQQKRSNSSDVSQSGYTSEEVAVPMGAGALGAAQAGAASNPAAAAVVAQRLNNSSPDLGIESDAGRISSVELSNAQRALLKTVELTSEKTKSEENASPEGKGTVTTTDHDCAKVDLENAELRRKLIRTKRAFEDTYEKLRLANKAKAQVEKDIKNQILKTHNVLRNVRSNMENEL; this is encoded by the exons AtgagaagaaatcgatcatCTTCGTCGATCTCTCAGAAGCGGGTTACGTTGAATTCCCCTTTCGATGTTCAGTGGA atgccagttttgatccatctcgACCACCAGGTGGCAGCCACTCGCCGATGGCTGTCCAGGGTCGATCGGTGCGTGAACTGGAGGAACAAATGTCGACGCTTCGGAAGGAAAACTTCAATCTGAAGCTGCGCATCTACTTTATGGAGGAAGGCCAGCCAGGTGCCCGTTCCAATCACAACGGCGAATCCGCATCCAAGCAGCTGATTGAGTCAAAGATTGAGGTCGAGGTGCTGCGCAAAACGGTGGAGGAGAAGACGGAGCTCTTGAAGGATGCCGCCAGGGCCATTTCCCATCACGAGGAGATACAGCGCAAGGCGGATATGGAAAGTCAGGCCATGATTGATCATCTGCAGGAACAAATACGCGGCTATCAG GCTGCATCTAGAGCTGGCAACCCAAGTGCTGTGATTGACGCTGAGAAGCTCAGGCGGCTGGAGCAAGAGATCCAGAGGCTGGAGAACGAACTGCTGGAGGGCGATATGCGTCACACGGCAGCTAAGAGTCAGTTGGAATTCGCGCTGGCCGAGCGCCTGGACTCACTGATGGCCTGCGAGGCCAAGATCGAGGAGCTCGCCATCAAGAATGCCGAGCTGGTGGAACGCCTCCAAAAGGATACAGAATCCAGCGAAGCGGCCAAT GCTAAGCGAGAACTGAACGCCCAGTTGGCCGACAGGATGTGCGAGCTGCAGGATGCCCAAGAGAAGCTGAAGGAGCGAGAGCGCATCCACGAGCAGGCCTGTCGCACCATCCAGAAGTTGATGCAGAAGCTGAGCAGCCAAGAGAAGGAGATCAAGCGGCTTAATCAGCAGCAGAAGGAGCAGTCGGTTAACAAGGAG AACGACACCGCCAAATCGATTGCTTCGCCCTCATCAACTGGCCGATCCCTGAGCGACAACGAGGTCTGTTCCCCGGACATCTCTTCGAGCTTGAAGGATCGTTACGAGCTTAAGATTTCCGAGCAGGAGGAACTAATCAAGCAGCTGAAAGCAGAGGTTAAAAAGAAGACGACCAACCTGCAGAACCTGGTGAACAGAGAGCTTTGGGAGAAGAACCGTGAGGTGGAGCGCCTCACCAAGCTTCTGGCGAACCAACAAAAGTCGCTTCCTCAGATCGGTGAGGAGTCCTCCGGTGAAGCTGTCGCGGATCTCCAGCAGTCATTCTCTGAGGCAGACTACTTGCGTGCGGTGGAACGCAACAAGCTGCTGCAACGTAAGGTGGACGTACTCTTCCAGCGGCTGACCGATGATCAACAGAATTCCGCTGTTATAAGCCAACTGCGTATGGAGCTCAAGAAAGCCCACGCGGATGTGGAGAGTGCGGACAAGTGGCGCCTGGAGTGCGCCGACGTTTGCGGTGTGCTGACCAATCGCCTGGAGGAACTGGCCGGTTTCCTCAACTCCCTGCTGAAGCACAAGGATGTGCTAGGGGTGCTTGCCGCAGATCGTCGTCACGCCATGCGAAAGGCCGTGGATCGCAGTCTGGATCTGTCCAAGAGCCTCAACATGACTCTTAACATCACGGGCACCTCCCTGGCCGACCAGAGTCTGGCCCAGCTGTGCAATCTCTCCGAGATTCTGTACACCGAAGGTGACCTTAGTCAAAAGACTTTCAATTCCCACGAAGAGATCCATGCCGCCAGTTCAATGAGTCCAACAATGGAGAACTTGAAGGCGGAGAACAAGGCTCTCAAGCGGGAACTGGAGAAGCGACGCTCCACCGATGGTCAACAGCAGCTGCGCAAGGAGCGCCGTTCGCTGCCGCTTCCCAGCCAGCAGTTGGACAACCACAGCGAGTCAGAGGCTTGGTCGGAGCCAGATCGCAAGGTTTCCTTGGCGCGCATCGGCTTGGAGGAGAACTCCAATAGCTTGGCGGCACCCGAGCAGCCTGGCAGTGAGTCCGAAAGCGAAGGACGCGCCTGCTCGACTCGCCAAGACCGAAGCCGCAACAGCGAGCGCATCGCTCAGCTGGAGGAGCAAATCGCCCAGAAGGACGAACGAATGCTTAACGTGCAGTGCCAACTAGTGGATCTGGACAACCGATACAAACAAGAGCAACTGCGCTGCATGGAACTCACCCAGCAACTGGAGCAGCTTCGAGCCATCAACGAAGCTCTCAAAGCAGATCTGCAAGCCATTGGAACCCACGAGGACCAGCGAATGGTGGAGCTACAGAAGCTGCTGGAGGTTAAGAGTCAGCAGATCGATCAGTTGAAGCTCGCCCAAAGTACTTTGACAGCCGATGCCCAAATAACCGATATGGAGCTACAAGCGGCACAGCAGCAGATCCACGAGATGGAGCAACAATACTCTGAGTCGGTGGATCAGTTGCAGACCCAGCTGGAGAAGCACAAGGTGGAGGCAATTGAACAGCTCGAGGAGCACGAGCGCCTGCACCAGGAGGCCCTCGAACGCGACTGGGTGGCACTGAGCACCTATCAGGAGCAGGCTCAACAGTTGCTGGAGTTGCAGCGTTCCCTAGACTACCACCAGGAGAACGAGAAGGAGCTGAAGCAGACTCTGGTGGAGAATGAGCTGGCCACACGGGCTCTCAAGAAACAGCTAGACGAAAGCACTCTGCAGGCCTCCAAGGCGGTGATGGAGCGCACCAAGGCCTACAACGACAAGCTGCAGTTGGAGAAGCGCTCCGAGGAACTGAAACAGCAGCTGGAGGCTCTCAAGGAGGAGCAACGCAAccttcagcagcagcagaagcgcTCCAACAGCAGCGATGTCTCCCAATCAGGGTATACCTCCGAGGAGGTGGCCGTGCCTATGGGTGCGGGGGCTCTTGGAGCTGCCCAAGCGGGTGCCGCTTCCAATCCAGCTGCCGCTGCTGTGGTGGCCCAGAGGCTGAACAATTCATCCCCGGATTTGGGAATAGAAAGTGATGCAGGACGCATTTCCAGCGTGGAACTGTCCAATGCCCAGCGAGCACTGCTCAAGACAGTGGAACTTACGAGCGAGAAGACCAAGTCAGAAG AAAATGCTTCTCCAGAGGGAAAGGGCACTGTTACCACCACAGACCACGACTGTGCCAAGGTAGATCTTGAAAATGCCGAACTGAGGCGCAAACTAATCCGCACCAAGCGCGCATTCGAAGACACCTACGAAAAACTGCGTCTGGCTAACAAAGCAAAAGCACAAGTCGAGAAAGACATCAAAAATCAAATACTAAAAACGCACAACGTCCTGCGAAATGTTCGCTCAAACATGGAAAATGAGTTATAA
- the LOC6494049 gene encoding centrosomin isoform X7 has translation MVGVGESHFVTGTQLGMAGSSGVLKVRVLAVLGFLFQGISLFAVRLKPCELAGQLYILDVPKSELPLWLCIADFESRFNTHVVGQGNSDGSRDYGIFQISDRFWCAPPNKTEYYAFNDCNVNCSSLLSDDITMSVKCARLIQKRQGWSAWSVYSEFCNGTLDAIPQIASNQASWRTTSTSPGALQDVTMENSYASFDPSRPPGGSHSPMAVQGRSVRELEEQMSTLRKENFNLKLRIYFMEEGQPGARSNHNGESASKQLIESKIEVEVLRKTVEEKTELLKDAARAISHHEEIQRKADMESQAMIDHLQEQIRGYQAASRAGNPSAVIDAEKLRRLEQEIQRLENELLEGDMRHTAAKSQLEFALAERLDSLMACEAKIEELAIKNAELVERLQKDTESSEAANETIVKLRAELGGCHDENGRLTNAVSAAETELKRQNNSIREATDTLDVQRKAIQLMEGNIKHKDANYSRLLGSVLDYEALIAKQTTEMDSLRQEIQYYRDLTENLQQKVQMQRLERVAIVQPMRTVADAGCLMWQTGPCTRKSLPVECRPGDLFFRPGCPAPKHQSSSTAAAAAASNASATTSAIATASSEQATDPSTNEHPQQPEAAIPRWTCGAPNCCCTQHGLLQLLAAKFDWVPAVPLAMGHLALKLTLLWVRLHTCLLSTGTPIYVDCQGATTASAKIVLTSLLCPNCRRISTARLDEPMIAN, from the exons ATGGTCGGAGTTGGAGAGTCGCATTTCGTGACTGGAACTCAACTTGGAATGGCCGGATCATCGGGGGTATTGAAAGTGAGAGTGCTGGCCGTGCTGGGCTTCCTCTTTCAGGGGATTTCCTTGTTCGCCGTTCGCCTGAAGCCCTGCGAACTGGCCGGCCAACTTTACATCTTGGATGTCCCCAAATCGGAGCTTCCTCTGTGGCTCTGTATTGCGGATTTCGAGAGCCGTTTCAACACGCATGTCGTGGGTCAGGGAAACTCGGATGGTTCCCGGGACTATGGGATCTTCCAGATCAGTGATCGTTTCTGGTGTGCTCCGCCCAACAAAACGGAATACTACGCATTCAATGATTGCAATGTGAACTGCTCGAGTCTGCTGAGCGACGACATTACAATGTCCGTAAAATGTGCCCGGCTCATCCAGAAGAGGCAGGGCTGGTCGGCCTGGTCTGTTTACTCGGAGTTCTGCAACGGAACTCTGGATGCAATACCACAGATTGCGAGCAATCAAGCGAGCTGGCGGACGACGAG CACCAGTCCAGGGGCTTTGCAAGATGTCACCATGGAGAATTCAT atgccagttttgatccatctcgACCACCAGGTGGCAGCCACTCGCCGATGGCTGTCCAGGGTCGATCGGTGCGTGAACTGGAGGAACAAATGTCGACGCTTCGGAAGGAAAACTTCAATCTGAAGCTGCGCATCTACTTTATGGAGGAAGGCCAGCCAGGTGCCCGTTCCAATCACAACGGCGAATCCGCATCCAAGCAGCTGATTGAGTCAAAGATTGAGGTCGAGGTGCTGCGCAAAACGGTGGAGGAGAAGACGGAGCTCTTGAAGGATGCCGCCAGGGCCATTTCCCATCACGAGGAGATACAGCGCAAGGCGGATATGGAAAGTCAGGCCATGATTGATCATCTGCAGGAACAAATACGCGGCTATCAG GCTGCATCTAGAGCTGGCAACCCAAGTGCTGTGATTGACGCTGAGAAGCTCAGGCGGCTGGAGCAAGAGATCCAGAGGCTGGAGAACGAACTGCTGGAGGGCGATATGCGTCACACGGCAGCTAAGAGTCAGTTGGAATTCGCGCTGGCCGAGCGCCTGGACTCACTGATGGCCTGCGAGGCCAAGATCGAGGAGCTCGCCATCAAGAATGCCGAGCTGGTGGAACGCCTCCAAAAGGATACAGAATCCAGCGAAGCGGCCAAT GAGACCATTGTGAAGCTAAGGGCCGAACTAGGGGGTTGCCATGATGAGAACGGACGGCTGACGAACGCCGTCAGTGCGGCGGAGACGGAGCTAAAGCGTCAGAACAATTCGATCAGGGAGGCCACCGATACGCTGGACGTCCAGCGAAAGGCCATCCAGTTAATGGAA GGCAATATCAAGCACAAAGATGCCAATTACAGCCGCCTGTTGGGAAGTGTATTGGATTATGAGGCGCTGATAGCCAAGCAGACCACTGAGATGGATTCGTTGCGACAGGAGATTCAATACTACCGCGATCTCACCGAAAATCTGCAGCAGAAGGTGCAAATGCAGCGGCTCGAACGCGTGGCCATTGTGCAGCCGATGCGCACGGTGGCGGATGCCGGG TGTCTTATGTGGCAGACGGGGCCCTGTACGCGAAAGTCTTTGCCAGTGGAGTGCCGCCCAGGTGATCTTTTCTTCCGACCCGGATGCCCAGCTCCTAAACACCAATCATCgtccacagcagcagcagcagcagcgtcaAACGCATCAGCAACAACCTCAGCCATTGCAACAGCTTCCAGTGAACAGGCAACCGACCCATCTACCAACGAGCATCCACAGCAGCCGGAGGCAGCGATACCCCGGTGGACATGCGGCGCTCCTAACTGTTGCTGCACCCAGCACGGCCTTTTACAATTACTCGCTGCCAAGTTTGACTGGGTTCCGGCAGTTCCTTTGGCGATGGGGCACCTCGCCCTCAAACTGACCCTTTTGTGGGTGCGATTGCACACCTGCCTGTTGAGCACCGGAACTCCGATCTATGTGGACTGCCAGGGGGCAACTACCGCCTCTGCCAAGATCGTGCTGACGTCGCTGCTATGTCCAAACTGTCGAAGGATCAGCACTGCACGTCTGGATGAGCCCATGATTGCCAATTGA
- the LOC6494049 gene encoding centrosomin isoform X8 gives MVGVGESHFVTGTQLGMAGSSGVLKVRVLAVLGFLFQGISLFAVRLKPCELAGQLYILDVPKSELPLWLCIADFESRFNTHVVGQGNSDGSRDYGIFQISDRFWCAPPNKTEYYAFNDCNVNCSSLLSDDITMSVKCARLIQKRQGWSAWSVYSEFCNGTLDAIPQIASNQASWRTTSTSPGALQDVTMENSYASFDPSRPPGGSHSPMAVQGRSVRELEEQMSTLRKENFNLKLRIYFMEEGQPGARSNHNGESASKQLIESKIEVEVLRKTVEEKTELLKDAARAISHHEEIQRKADMESQAMIDHLQEQIRGYQAASRAGNPSAVIDAEKLRRLEQEIQRLENELLEGDMRHTAAKSQLEFALAERLDSLMACEAKIEELAIKNAELVERLQKDTESSEAANETIVKLRAELGGCHDENGRLTNAVSAAETELKRQNNSIREATDTLDVQRKAIQLMEGNIKHKDANYSRLLGSVLDYEALIAKQTTEMDSLRQEIQYYRDLTENLQQKVQMQRLERVAIVQPMRTVADAGVGIERSGSSTSLNSNFSSLSVLCGRRGPVRESLCQWSAAQVIFSSDPDAQLLNTNHRPQQQQQQRQTHQQQPQPLQQLPVNRQPTHLPTSIHSSRRQRYPGGHAALLTVAAPSTAFYNYSLPSLTGFRQFLWRWGTSPSN, from the exons ATGGTCGGAGTTGGAGAGTCGCATTTCGTGACTGGAACTCAACTTGGAATGGCCGGATCATCGGGGGTATTGAAAGTGAGAGTGCTGGCCGTGCTGGGCTTCCTCTTTCAGGGGATTTCCTTGTTCGCCGTTCGCCTGAAGCCCTGCGAACTGGCCGGCCAACTTTACATCTTGGATGTCCCCAAATCGGAGCTTCCTCTGTGGCTCTGTATTGCGGATTTCGAGAGCCGTTTCAACACGCATGTCGTGGGTCAGGGAAACTCGGATGGTTCCCGGGACTATGGGATCTTCCAGATCAGTGATCGTTTCTGGTGTGCTCCGCCCAACAAAACGGAATACTACGCATTCAATGATTGCAATGTGAACTGCTCGAGTCTGCTGAGCGACGACATTACAATGTCCGTAAAATGTGCCCGGCTCATCCAGAAGAGGCAGGGCTGGTCGGCCTGGTCTGTTTACTCGGAGTTCTGCAACGGAACTCTGGATGCAATACCACAGATTGCGAGCAATCAAGCGAGCTGGCGGACGACGAG CACCAGTCCAGGGGCTTTGCAAGATGTCACCATGGAGAATTCAT atgccagttttgatccatctcgACCACCAGGTGGCAGCCACTCGCCGATGGCTGTCCAGGGTCGATCGGTGCGTGAACTGGAGGAACAAATGTCGACGCTTCGGAAGGAAAACTTCAATCTGAAGCTGCGCATCTACTTTATGGAGGAAGGCCAGCCAGGTGCCCGTTCCAATCACAACGGCGAATCCGCATCCAAGCAGCTGATTGAGTCAAAGATTGAGGTCGAGGTGCTGCGCAAAACGGTGGAGGAGAAGACGGAGCTCTTGAAGGATGCCGCCAGGGCCATTTCCCATCACGAGGAGATACAGCGCAAGGCGGATATGGAAAGTCAGGCCATGATTGATCATCTGCAGGAACAAATACGCGGCTATCAG GCTGCATCTAGAGCTGGCAACCCAAGTGCTGTGATTGACGCTGAGAAGCTCAGGCGGCTGGAGCAAGAGATCCAGAGGCTGGAGAACGAACTGCTGGAGGGCGATATGCGTCACACGGCAGCTAAGAGTCAGTTGGAATTCGCGCTGGCCGAGCGCCTGGACTCACTGATGGCCTGCGAGGCCAAGATCGAGGAGCTCGCCATCAAGAATGCCGAGCTGGTGGAACGCCTCCAAAAGGATACAGAATCCAGCGAAGCGGCCAAT GAGACCATTGTGAAGCTAAGGGCCGAACTAGGGGGTTGCCATGATGAGAACGGACGGCTGACGAACGCCGTCAGTGCGGCGGAGACGGAGCTAAAGCGTCAGAACAATTCGATCAGGGAGGCCACCGATACGCTGGACGTCCAGCGAAAGGCCATCCAGTTAATGGAA GGCAATATCAAGCACAAAGATGCCAATTACAGCCGCCTGTTGGGAAGTGTATTGGATTATGAGGCGCTGATAGCCAAGCAGACCACTGAGATGGATTCGTTGCGACAGGAGATTCAATACTACCGCGATCTCACCGAAAATCTGCAGCAGAAGGTGCAAATGCAGCGGCTCGAACGCGTGGCCATTGTGCAGCCGATGCGCACGGTGGCGGATGCCGGGGTTGGTATTGAACGTAGTGGGAGCAGTACCTCATTGAACTCAAACTTCTCATCGCTCAGTGTCTTATGTGGCAGACGGGGCCCTGTACGCGAAAGTCTTTGCCAGTGGAGTGCCGCCCAGGTGATCTTTTCTTCCGACCCGGATGCCCAGCTCCTAAACACCAATCATCgtccacagcagcagcagcagcagcgtcaAACGCATCAGCAACAACCTCAGCCATTGCAACAGCTTCCAGTGAACAGGCAACCGACCCATCTACCAACGAGCATCCACAGCAGCCGGAGGCAGCGATACCCCGGTGGACATGCGGCGCTCCTAACTGTTGCTGCACCCAGCACGGCCTTTTACAATTACTCGCTGCCAAGTTTGACTGGGTTCCGGCAGTTCCTTTGGCGATGGGGCACCTCGCCCTCAAACTGA
- the LOC6494049 gene encoding centrosomin isoform X10, whose product MVGVGESHFVTGTQLGMAGSSGVLKVRVLAVLGFLFQGISLFAVRLKPCELAGQLYILDVPKSELPLWLCIADFESRFNTHVVGQGNSDGSRDYGIFQISDRFWCAPPNKTEYYAFNDCNVNCSSLLSDDITMSVKCARLIQKRQGWSAWSVYSEFCNGTLDAIPQIASNQASWRTTSTSPGALQDVTMENSYASFDPSRPPGGSHSPMAVQGRSVRELEEQMSTLRKENFNLKLRIYFMEEGQPGARSNHNGESASKQLIESKIEVEVLRKTVEEKTELLKDAARAISHHEEIQRKADMESQAMIDHLQEQIRGYQAASRAGNPSAVIDAEKLRRLEQEIQRLENELLEGDMRHTAAKSQLEFALAERLDSLMACEAKIEELAIKNAELVERLQKDTESSEAANETIVKLRAELGGCHDENGRLTNAVSAAETELKRQNNSIREATDTLDVQRKAIQLMEGNIKHKDANYSRLLGSVLDYEALIAKQTTEMDSLRQEIQYYRDLTENLQQKVQMQRLERVAIVQPMRTVADAGVGIERSGSSTSLNSNFSSLSVLCGRRGPVRESLCQWSAAQQQQQRQTHQQQPQPLQQLPVNRQPTHLPTSIHSSRRQRYPGGHAALLTVAAPSTAFYNYSLPSLTGFRQFLWRWGTSPSN is encoded by the exons ATGGTCGGAGTTGGAGAGTCGCATTTCGTGACTGGAACTCAACTTGGAATGGCCGGATCATCGGGGGTATTGAAAGTGAGAGTGCTGGCCGTGCTGGGCTTCCTCTTTCAGGGGATTTCCTTGTTCGCCGTTCGCCTGAAGCCCTGCGAACTGGCCGGCCAACTTTACATCTTGGATGTCCCCAAATCGGAGCTTCCTCTGTGGCTCTGTATTGCGGATTTCGAGAGCCGTTTCAACACGCATGTCGTGGGTCAGGGAAACTCGGATGGTTCCCGGGACTATGGGATCTTCCAGATCAGTGATCGTTTCTGGTGTGCTCCGCCCAACAAAACGGAATACTACGCATTCAATGATTGCAATGTGAACTGCTCGAGTCTGCTGAGCGACGACATTACAATGTCCGTAAAATGTGCCCGGCTCATCCAGAAGAGGCAGGGCTGGTCGGCCTGGTCTGTTTACTCGGAGTTCTGCAACGGAACTCTGGATGCAATACCACAGATTGCGAGCAATCAAGCGAGCTGGCGGACGACGAG CACCAGTCCAGGGGCTTTGCAAGATGTCACCATGGAGAATTCAT atgccagttttgatccatctcgACCACCAGGTGGCAGCCACTCGCCGATGGCTGTCCAGGGTCGATCGGTGCGTGAACTGGAGGAACAAATGTCGACGCTTCGGAAGGAAAACTTCAATCTGAAGCTGCGCATCTACTTTATGGAGGAAGGCCAGCCAGGTGCCCGTTCCAATCACAACGGCGAATCCGCATCCAAGCAGCTGATTGAGTCAAAGATTGAGGTCGAGGTGCTGCGCAAAACGGTGGAGGAGAAGACGGAGCTCTTGAAGGATGCCGCCAGGGCCATTTCCCATCACGAGGAGATACAGCGCAAGGCGGATATGGAAAGTCAGGCCATGATTGATCATCTGCAGGAACAAATACGCGGCTATCAG GCTGCATCTAGAGCTGGCAACCCAAGTGCTGTGATTGACGCTGAGAAGCTCAGGCGGCTGGAGCAAGAGATCCAGAGGCTGGAGAACGAACTGCTGGAGGGCGATATGCGTCACACGGCAGCTAAGAGTCAGTTGGAATTCGCGCTGGCCGAGCGCCTGGACTCACTGATGGCCTGCGAGGCCAAGATCGAGGAGCTCGCCATCAAGAATGCCGAGCTGGTGGAACGCCTCCAAAAGGATACAGAATCCAGCGAAGCGGCCAAT GAGACCATTGTGAAGCTAAGGGCCGAACTAGGGGGTTGCCATGATGAGAACGGACGGCTGACGAACGCCGTCAGTGCGGCGGAGACGGAGCTAAAGCGTCAGAACAATTCGATCAGGGAGGCCACCGATACGCTGGACGTCCAGCGAAAGGCCATCCAGTTAATGGAA GGCAATATCAAGCACAAAGATGCCAATTACAGCCGCCTGTTGGGAAGTGTATTGGATTATGAGGCGCTGATAGCCAAGCAGACCACTGAGATGGATTCGTTGCGACAGGAGATTCAATACTACCGCGATCTCACCGAAAATCTGCAGCAGAAGGTGCAAATGCAGCGGCTCGAACGCGTGGCCATTGTGCAGCCGATGCGCACGGTGGCGGATGCCGGGGTTGGTATTGAACGTAGTGGGAGCAGTACCTCATTGAACTCAAACTTCTCATCGCTCAGTGTCTTATGTGGCAGACGGGGCCCTGTACGCGAAAGTCTTTGCCAGTGGAGTGCCGCCCAG cagcagcagcagcgtcaAACGCATCAGCAACAACCTCAGCCATTGCAACAGCTTCCAGTGAACAGGCAACCGACCCATCTACCAACGAGCATCCACAGCAGCCGGAGGCAGCGATACCCCGGTGGACATGCGGCGCTCCTAACTGTTGCTGCACCCAGCACGGCCTTTTACAATTACTCGCTGCCAAGTTTGACTGGGTTCCGGCAGTTCCTTTGGCGATGGGGCACCTCGCCCTCAAACTGA